From one Paenibacillus sp. FSL K6-1330 genomic stretch:
- a CDS encoding stalk domain-containing protein: MKLKKRSLLTVLAVAQLAAAYPASADANTADKPQQSVTQEVYEQNAAATKALKSGGTDAAQETTDTTETTTQTETVTEGSQVPNEEGTTEVPVEETGEVKDPATTTEEPDNQNNQQTVTGKELILYFNSTKMVQDGVTYNAPQPMQVKKGVSYVPIRALVDRVGFKVTYDKKTKETVITKGTTELRFKTDSSKYTVNGVTKEMKGTSYQTNSTFMVPLTAITQALDIKYKADNVGKRVIMNLETKPVAKFTVGPKEIFAGETTVTYTPQLENVQGEIIDERWEGKQDIFDAPGEYIVTYSVQDSTGAWSEPYSQKITVIQPNLPPVAMFETDKSEYKMGELITYTNLSTDDQDKPEDLTYKWENKQYAFFTPGVYTIKLTATDKKGLSSTYETTINVTNETLYKEEDFNMLFIPEGEKFTFLGNVTSRAKINYDFYDEPSTLIRSNSPETVNTEGIVYRETAVGDMRFMIHHVNNLNKNVKMYVIATNKNSTPVTLRQDYLGFAGPSPIATAAGKKSVLNYFQSMQDDSKRTSVTLAPGEQKLVMTELSDVRMKQGHVISLYSDMYSDLPIQFDVVMIDEKSDPLKVLSTLPILNRDGVHNRGTYPDSTRVIRYSELVGADSERLVLGDNQDDPNLEGMDPMVGDITHNTGNFGVLYKITLDRVAPDTLISFNPRGGKYSGYAMINGTIVPIYSLGQVAPGEQAVLYRTGDYEQKVEIMLTAAPGSNLPVNLLFTQMP, translated from the coding sequence AGCTTATCCGGCGAGCGCGGATGCAAATACCGCAGACAAGCCACAACAGTCAGTCACCCAAGAAGTGTACGAGCAAAATGCTGCGGCAACCAAAGCATTAAAATCCGGGGGTACAGACGCTGCTCAAGAAACAACCGATACTACAGAGACAACCACTCAGACAGAGACAGTGACGGAAGGGTCTCAAGTGCCGAATGAAGAAGGAACAACCGAAGTACCGGTTGAGGAAACTGGCGAAGTGAAAGATCCGGCAACAACTACGGAAGAGCCGGACAACCAGAATAACCAACAAACCGTAACAGGTAAAGAACTTATTCTATATTTTAATAGTACAAAAATGGTACAAGACGGCGTTACCTACAATGCACCACAGCCGATGCAAGTCAAAAAGGGAGTATCCTATGTTCCCATTCGTGCCCTTGTGGACCGTGTAGGCTTCAAGGTCACTTACGATAAGAAGACCAAAGAAACCGTCATTACCAAAGGAACCACTGAGCTTCGCTTCAAAACAGACAGCAGCAAGTATACCGTGAATGGCGTGACGAAAGAGATGAAGGGAACCTCCTACCAGACGAATAGCACCTTCATGGTTCCGCTGACAGCTATAACCCAAGCGCTGGATATTAAATATAAAGCGGATAATGTAGGCAAACGTGTCATCATGAATCTGGAAACCAAGCCCGTAGCCAAGTTTACGGTGGGACCTAAAGAGATTTTTGCAGGAGAAACAACAGTGACTTATACACCGCAGCTGGAGAATGTACAAGGTGAGATCATCGACGAGCGCTGGGAAGGCAAGCAGGATATTTTCGATGCACCAGGCGAATACATAGTCACTTACTCGGTTCAGGATTCTACAGGAGCGTGGAGCGAGCCTTATAGCCAAAAGATTACGGTCATTCAGCCGAATCTACCTCCTGTTGCCATGTTCGAGACCGATAAGTCCGAGTATAAAATGGGTGAGTTGATTACCTATACGAACCTAAGTACTGATGACCAGGACAAGCCTGAGGATCTGACGTACAAGTGGGAGAATAAACAGTATGCTTTCTTCACACCGGGCGTTTATACGATCAAGTTAACGGCCACCGATAAGAAGGGACTTAGTTCCACCTACGAGACGACGATTAACGTGACGAACGAAACGTTATATAAAGAAGAGGATTTCAATATGCTCTTTATCCCGGAAGGGGAGAAATTCACGTTCCTCGGTAATGTGACTTCACGTGCGAAGATCAATTATGATTTTTACGACGAGCCAAGCACCTTGATTCGTAGTAACAGTCCCGAAACCGTCAACACCGAAGGCATTGTGTACCGAGAGACGGCAGTTGGCGATATGCGCTTTATGATTCACCATGTGAACAATTTGAATAAAAATGTGAAAATGTACGTTATTGCAACAAACAAGAACAGCACTCCGGTAACGCTCAGACAAGATTACTTGGGATTTGCAGGCCCGTCGCCGATCGCAACGGCAGCAGGCAAGAAGTCTGTGCTGAACTACTTCCAATCCATGCAGGACGATTCAAAGCGAACTTCAGTAACGCTTGCACCAGGTGAACAGAAGCTGGTCATGACGGAACTGAGCGATGTTAGAATGAAGCAAGGACATGTCATCTCCCTATACTCGGATATGTACAGCGACCTGCCGATTCAGTTCGATGTTGTGATGATTGATGAGAAATCCGATCCATTGAAGGTTCTGAGCACGCTGCCGATCCTGAATCGTGATGGTGTTCACAACCGCGGAACCTATCCGGATTCGACGCGGGTCATCCGTTATTCCGAACTGGTAGGTGCAGATTCCGAACGTCTCGTACTTGGAGACAATCAGGATGACCCTAACCTGGAAGGTATGGACCCTATGGTTGGAGACATTACGCACAACACGGGTAACTTTGGTGTCTTGTATAAAATTACTTTGGATCGCGTAGCGCCGGATACCCTGATCTCGTTTAACCCACGGGGCGGTAAGTACTCGGGATATGCCATGATAAATGGAACGATTGTACCGATCTATTCCCTTGGACAGGTAGCTCCCGGCGAGCAAGCAGTCCTCTACCGTACAGGCGATTACGAACAGAAGGTTGAAATCATGCTGACGGCTGCGCCGGGAAGCAATTTGCCAGTAAACCTGCTGTTTACCCAAATGCCTTAA